From Polynucleobacter sp. MWH-Braz-FAM2G, a single genomic window includes:
- a CDS encoding surface-adhesin E family protein — MKKFLAIALLMLLQLGQIQSAWAYLLPVSGYPDGASLYIDTDTIVRAPPTVNLNYVVSFDQPQSYGSTTYLSKATSVKIDCTSKLIFALATTYYSEQNLQGKMLGKYPLNDTSGNLPVGGSWGANLVNLGCLPRRY; from the coding sequence ATGAAAAAGTTTTTGGCAATTGCTCTGTTGATGCTATTGCAATTAGGGCAAATTCAATCCGCCTGGGCTTATTTATTACCCGTTTCTGGATATCCAGATGGTGCCAGTCTCTATATTGACACCGATACGATTGTCAGAGCGCCGCCTACAGTCAATTTGAACTACGTCGTCAGCTTTGATCAGCCACAAAGCTATGGCTCTACCACATATTTATCTAAGGCAACTTCAGTCAAAATTGATTGCACCTCAAAGCTAATTTTTGCTTTGGCAACAACTTATTATTCTGAGCAAAATCTTCAAGGAAAAATGCTTGGCAAGTATCCACTAAATGATACGTCTGGAAATTTGCCAGTAGGTGGAAGCTGGGGAGCTAACCTTGTAAATCTCGGGTGCCTTCCACGTCGTTACTAA
- a CDS encoding YqhA family protein, with protein MSQAPNTNRPDHSGSIEKGLEKLIFNSRWILAIFYVFLVLSLVILAIKFLQEFVHFGASFWNASEAEFVTSVLGLVDKTLLANLLILIIFSGYENFVSVIGAAKDSADRPSWMGEVDFAGLKLKLIGSIVALSGINLLAAFLEITTTNKEDLGWMIGIHLVFVITGVLFALSERVMVHHKD; from the coding sequence ATGAGTCAAGCGCCAAATACAAATCGACCTGATCACTCTGGATCCATAGAAAAAGGTTTAGAAAAGTTGATATTTAATAGCCGATGGATTTTGGCTATTTTTTATGTATTTTTAGTGCTCTCGCTTGTGATTTTGGCAATTAAGTTTCTGCAAGAATTTGTGCATTTTGGAGCAAGTTTCTGGAATGCCTCCGAAGCAGAGTTTGTGACTAGTGTGTTGGGTCTTGTAGATAAAACGCTTTTGGCCAACTTACTCATACTGATTATTTTTTCTGGTTATGAAAACTTTGTATCGGTGATAGGTGCCGCCAAGGATAGCGCTGATAGACCAAGTTGGATGGGTGAGGTTGATTTTGCTGGTTTGAAGCTCAAGCTAATCGGTTCTATAGTTGCGCTTTCGGGCATTAATCTTCTCGCAGCATTTTTAGAGATTACTACGACCAATAAAGAAGACTTAGGTTGGATGATTGGAATCCATTTAGTTTTTGTGATTACGGGCGTATTATTTGCACTATCTGAACGGGTAATGGTTCATCACAAAGATTGA
- a CDS encoding lipase family protein — MKRFSRVVLLWAFCMVSTAVFADPPMQPWYQSVMKMKPEGKLGQIIKQEKVATSVKGAQAWRVAYISSDVSGRKTISTGLIVAPTGSAPAGGRPIVTWAHGTTGTAQNCGPSQVIDPVVPINEYFLIGGNSWTDYGVPALQEFINEGYVVAATDYQGLGGGGIHQYANGVSNAMDTINAARAAGSIKQTAANKKTVFIGWSQGGLAAFAGAGLADYMQQTGTAFDNLDMLGFIAMGPAYFGTSSGKLDQAAADKYITDSLKSYVHNIFDFAHASMFFYSLPAAFPDLKLTDVFTDEGVKVLSEIYANKCMHVASDTMNYNIGSSYNSLLKPQFTNTMAWAQALLKTSPAYEKLIAPVQIYYGVADNVNNPAMGKFFQDQMCKRGANVGRLQLPGEKTGHFNEPPVSQQFFLPWIKDRFAGKPLPNACPQS; from the coding sequence ATGAAGCGGTTTTCACGCGTGGTACTTTTATGGGCATTTTGCATGGTATCTACAGCAGTTTTTGCTGATCCACCAATGCAGCCTTGGTACCAATCAGTCATGAAGATGAAGCCCGAAGGTAAATTGGGTCAGATTATTAAGCAAGAAAAGGTTGCCACTTCGGTAAAAGGGGCTCAGGCTTGGAGAGTTGCTTATATTTCATCGGATGTATCTGGTCGTAAAACTATTTCAACTGGACTGATTGTTGCTCCAACTGGTTCTGCTCCAGCAGGTGGTCGTCCCATAGTGACTTGGGCTCATGGTACAACTGGTACCGCTCAGAATTGTGGTCCATCACAAGTGATTGATCCTGTTGTACCAATTAATGAATACTTTTTAATTGGTGGAAATTCTTGGACAGATTATGGTGTGCCTGCGCTTCAAGAGTTCATTAATGAAGGTTATGTAGTAGCAGCTACGGATTATCAAGGTCTTGGCGGCGGCGGAATTCATCAATATGCCAATGGCGTTAGCAATGCAATGGATACCATTAACGCTGCACGTGCAGCGGGTTCCATAAAGCAAACTGCTGCTAACAAAAAGACAGTGTTTATCGGTTGGTCTCAAGGTGGCTTGGCCGCTTTTGCTGGCGCAGGTCTAGCAGACTATATGCAGCAAACTGGAACTGCATTTGATAACTTGGACATGCTTGGCTTTATCGCTATGGGTCCTGCTTACTTTGGCACATCTAGCGGTAAGCTTGATCAAGCAGCTGCTGATAAATACATTACCGACTCACTAAAGTCTTATGTTCACAATATCTTTGATTTCGCACATGCAAGTATGTTTTTTTATTCCTTGCCCGCTGCATTTCCAGATCTCAAGTTAACAGATGTCTTTACTGACGAAGGCGTTAAGGTTCTCTCTGAAATCTATGCGAACAAGTGTATGCATGTAGCGAGTGATACGATGAACTACAACATTGGTTCAAGCTATAACTCCCTTTTAAAACCACAGTTCACCAATACGATGGCATGGGCTCAAGCTTTGCTGAAGACAAGCCCTGCTTATGAAAAACTCATAGCACCAGTGCAAATTTATTATGGCGTTGCTGATAACGTGAACAATCCTGCAATGGGGAAATTCTTTCAGGATCAGATGTGTAAGCGCGGTGCAAACGTAGGCAGGTTGCAGTTGCCTGGTGAGAAAACAGGTCACTTTAATGAGCCTCCTGTTTCGCAGCAGTTCTTCTTACCTTGGATTAAAGATCGCTTTGCCGGTAAGCCGTTGCCTAATGCATGCCCTCAGAGCTAA
- a CDS encoding lysozyme inhibitor LprI family protein, which produces MITIKKAVFSSALLLMSSWGAAQPPVSKNVLSEDVCHQNDSTVEIQKCDTQRYQDADKQLNAIYSAAIKNLDQNKKLTLQESQRAWIKYRDTTFSLVLSLNNDVGTYGGVVYGNFKASFVSNRVKELVNIFVEPSGDMPEWWPSSAPTWRDLKN; this is translated from the coding sequence ATGATCACGATCAAAAAAGCAGTTTTTTCCAGCGCCCTGCTCTTGATGTCTTCCTGGGGAGCAGCCCAACCACCTGTTTCTAAGAATGTCCTATCTGAAGATGTATGCCATCAAAATGACTCCACTGTAGAAATTCAGAAGTGTGACACCCAAAGATATCAAGATGCCGATAAGCAACTCAATGCAATCTATTCCGCAGCCATCAAAAACCTTGATCAAAACAAGAAACTAACACTTCAAGAATCGCAAAGAGCGTGGATTAAATATCGTGACACTACATTTTCTCTAGTGCTGTCTTTAAACAATGACGTAGGCACTTACGGTGGAGTTGTGTATGGAAATTTCAAGGCCAGTTTTGTAAGCAATAGAGTCAAAGAGCTTGTCAATATCTTCGTAGAGCCATCTGGTGATATGCCTGAATGGTGGCCCTCTTCAGCACCTACATGGCGAGACCTAAAAAATTAA
- a CDS encoding phosphomannomutase/phosphoglucomutase, with protein sequence MQLSPSIFKAYDIRGIIDETLDPSIAKLIGQAFGTEMRELGETDIVIGRDGRLSGPSLIEALTEGLLSTGINVIDLGMVATPMVYFAASQELDGKKPKSGIMITGSHNPPNYNGFKMVLGGAAIYGDQIQALHKRIEAKKFATGQGSRSTFDIFPKYLERIVGDIKLARPIKIAVDCGNGVGGAFAGKLFRALGCEVEELFCEVDGKFPNHHPDPAHLENLQDLIQNLQTTNNELGLAFDGDADRLGVVTKDGQVIFPDRQMMLFAKDVLARNPGGQIIYDVKCTRNLATWVKQHGGEPLMWKTGHSLVKAKLKETGAPLAGEMSGHIFFKDRWFGFDDGLYTGARLLEILSREKDPNHTLNHLPNAICTPELQLPCAEGEPFALLETIKKNASFPSAESINTIDGIRVEYEDGFGLARPSNTTPVVVMRFEADSETAIQRIQSEFKTALLNAKPDAKLPF encoded by the coding sequence ATGCAACTGTCTCCCTCAATTTTTAAAGCGTACGATATTCGAGGGATCATTGATGAGACCTTAGATCCATCAATTGCTAAATTGATTGGCCAAGCATTTGGTACAGAAATGCGTGAATTGGGTGAGACCGATATTGTCATTGGACGCGACGGGCGACTCTCTGGTCCAAGCTTAATTGAAGCCTTAACAGAAGGCTTGCTCAGCACTGGCATCAACGTCATTGACTTGGGCATGGTTGCAACACCCATGGTCTACTTTGCTGCAAGCCAAGAACTTGATGGCAAGAAACCTAAGTCCGGCATCATGATTACGGGCAGCCATAACCCCCCTAATTACAATGGGTTCAAGATGGTTCTAGGTGGCGCCGCAATTTACGGCGATCAGATTCAGGCACTACACAAACGTATTGAAGCCAAAAAATTTGCTACGGGTCAAGGCTCTAGAAGCACCTTCGATATCTTCCCAAAGTACTTAGAGCGTATCGTGGGTGATATCAAATTAGCTCGTCCAATCAAGATTGCCGTTGATTGCGGTAATGGTGTGGGTGGAGCATTTGCTGGCAAGTTATTTAGAGCGTTGGGCTGCGAAGTCGAAGAACTCTTTTGTGAGGTGGATGGTAAGTTTCCAAATCACCATCCCGATCCTGCGCATTTAGAAAACCTGCAAGATCTAATCCAGAACCTGCAAACCACCAATAATGAATTAGGTCTTGCTTTTGATGGAGATGCAGACCGTTTAGGCGTAGTAACAAAAGATGGTCAGGTTATTTTTCCAGACCGTCAAATGATGCTGTTTGCTAAAGATGTTCTTGCGCGCAATCCAGGCGGCCAAATTATCTATGACGTGAAATGCACACGCAATTTAGCCACTTGGGTGAAGCAACATGGTGGTGAACCCCTGATGTGGAAGACGGGTCACTCTCTAGTCAAAGCCAAATTAAAGGAAACTGGTGCACCATTGGCCGGAGAGATGAGCGGACACATCTTCTTCAAAGACCGTTGGTTTGGATTTGATGATGGCCTATACACAGGCGCACGTTTATTAGAAATTCTCTCTAGAGAGAAAGATCCCAATCACACTCTCAATCACTTGCCAAACGCTATTTGCACGCCTGAGCTTCAACTTCCATGCGCTGAAGGCGAACCGTTTGCACTGCTTGAAACTATTAAGAAAAACGCAAGCTTCCCTAGCGCTGAGTCTATCAACACGATTGATGGCATCCGCGTGGAATATGAGGATGGCTTTGGTCTTGCACGACCATCGAACACTACTCCAGTGGTAGTCATGCGCTTTGAAGCAGATAGTGAAACTGCTATACAGCGTATTCAGTCAGAATTTAAAACAGCTCTTTTAAACGCAAAGCCAGACGCCAAATTACCTTTTTAA
- the pgi gene encoding glucose-6-phosphate isomerase: MSSKPPTEKLPSIFSTQDIVLDTAYQGIDNKNWKSLFRQAREANVEQFIEDLFTGKPVNNSENRPALHSALRNLDKKPVLVNGKDVMPDVVEVWRRIEGLCNKWIGVTDVIHIGIGGSDFGPRLAIEALAHVPDIDSRGMRMHFLANIDTAELNRILQRAHPNSTRVIIVSKSFTTLETTMNARAVVKWLKDNKRNDVQISQALFAVTANVPAAQEFGVAKDNIYPFWDWVGGRYSVWSAVGLPIALQYGFDTFKEFLAGAQAIDQHFKTAPLEENLPVIMALCLLYQQKKHQIKSYAVIPYADALDWFPKWLQQLDMESNGKSVGRDGMPMKYSCPVVFGSSGSNAQHSYFQLLHQGLEIIPIDFIAIREPMSHLSEAKAHHRILLSNCLAQAQALANGKKTDNPNNTYPGKRPSNLLILPKLNAFYLGALLALYENRTATLGALWNINSFDQPGVELGKVLAKPIEAALNKGEAVEANESIDAITAQRINLFINP, translated from the coding sequence ATGTCTTCAAAACCCCCTACAGAGAAACTACCTTCCATATTTAGCACTCAGGATATCGTCCTTGATACCGCTTATCAGGGCATCGATAACAAGAACTGGAAATCCCTCTTTCGCCAAGCTAGAGAGGCAAATGTAGAGCAATTTATTGAAGACCTCTTTACTGGTAAGCCAGTCAATAATTCTGAAAACCGTCCCGCCCTACATTCAGCACTTAGAAACTTAGATAAAAAGCCGGTATTGGTTAACGGCAAGGATGTCATGCCAGATGTAGTTGAAGTCTGGCGGCGTATTGAAGGTTTATGTAATAAATGGATAGGCGTCACTGATGTGATTCACATTGGTATTGGAGGGTCAGATTTTGGTCCGCGCCTTGCTATTGAAGCGCTTGCTCATGTGCCCGATATTGATAGTCGTGGCATGCGCATGCACTTTCTTGCAAATATCGATACTGCTGAATTAAATCGGATTTTGCAGCGCGCTCATCCCAATAGCACTCGTGTCATTATCGTTTCAAAATCGTTTACTACCCTTGAAACCACGATGAACGCTAGAGCGGTCGTGAAATGGCTAAAAGATAACAAACGAAATGACGTGCAAATCTCTCAAGCATTGTTTGCAGTAACTGCCAATGTACCTGCCGCTCAAGAATTTGGTGTCGCTAAAGACAACATTTATCCTTTCTGGGATTGGGTGGGAGGACGCTACTCCGTATGGTCAGCCGTCGGACTACCTATTGCCCTGCAATATGGTTTTGATACCTTTAAGGAATTTTTGGCTGGCGCCCAAGCCATAGATCAGCACTTTAAAACCGCACCCTTGGAAGAGAATTTGCCAGTGATCATGGCGCTTTGTCTACTCTACCAACAAAAGAAGCATCAGATAAAGTCCTACGCAGTTATCCCTTATGCGGATGCCTTGGATTGGTTTCCCAAGTGGTTGCAACAATTAGATATGGAGAGCAACGGCAAGAGCGTTGGGCGAGACGGCATGCCTATGAAGTACTCTTGCCCCGTAGTTTTTGGCAGCTCAGGTAGCAATGCTCAACACTCTTATTTTCAGCTTCTACATCAGGGCTTGGAAATTATTCCCATTGATTTCATTGCAATACGTGAACCAATGAGTCATCTTTCTGAAGCTAAAGCGCATCATCGCATTTTGCTTTCAAATTGCTTAGCCCAAGCCCAAGCATTAGCGAATGGCAAGAAAACAGATAACCCTAACAATACCTACCCTGGTAAGCGGCCAAGCAATTTATTGATTCTTCCAAAGCTCAATGCCTTTTATCTTGGCGCTTTACTTGCCTTATATGAAAATCGTACCGCTACTTTAGGCGCGCTGTGGAATATCAATAGCTTTGACCAGCCAGGCGTAGAGTTAGGAAAAGTTCTGGCCAAGCCAATTGAAGCTGCTCTGAATAAAGGCGAAGCTGTGGAAGCCAACGAGAGTATCGATGCCATCACTGCTCAGCGCATTAACCTTTTTATTAATCCATAA
- a CDS encoding ABC transporter substrate-binding protein, producing the protein MKIPAKIAKVFLWPLLILLALFPPLSSGTPESASEPLRVQLAWVHQSQFAGFYVAQIRKHFEEEGLRVTLIEGGPNINPIIELQEGRADIAVAWLGNAWNLSTSGKNVTNVAQIFSGSSLAVVCRISAGVFTPKDITGKKIGVWNLGDQTVVKEMMDLLDIPQSSVQIIQQAPNGQDLIDGKVACATAMTYNEYWQILASGVPSSDLIVINPELFGIPHIEDGLYVMTDRLTSPAFREQLVKFTRALRTGWKEARIAPTLAVETVQRISPKLNKEHQQHMLESVLGVIPANTDQFGLFDLGRYKAEVNRLLSPEKITPSPERIWTYDIWNELKKLDKNTTPLTQATKFYVSSTTGMLAFKILVYFGVFTYALSGVLEAIDRGYDLWGRLILAFLSGVGGGTLRDLLIGGDRLPFYYVKDLTYPLGILVVVLITSSIVAVYQEAHHSAIFKKTKKYADILGFTALAITGAAISISSNLQWFWAPICAALTCAGGGMLRDIVVNQEPSTFKGVIYEEVALVGAFCLVIGLMIANHFEYTPIPVYLSLIFSIILIICLRLAIYKYHWRYPKFLGGTNSDHH; encoded by the coding sequence ATGAAGATTCCCGCAAAAATTGCCAAGGTCTTTTTATGGCCACTATTGATATTACTGGCATTGTTTCCGCCACTATCTTCTGGCACCCCCGAATCCGCATCCGAACCGCTACGCGTACAACTGGCCTGGGTTCATCAAAGCCAGTTTGCTGGTTTTTACGTAGCTCAAATACGAAAGCACTTTGAAGAAGAAGGTTTACGCGTTACCCTGATTGAGGGCGGCCCCAACATCAATCCTATTATCGAGCTACAAGAAGGTAGAGCGGATATTGCAGTGGCTTGGCTTGGTAATGCATGGAATCTATCAACAAGCGGGAAAAATGTTACCAATGTGGCTCAAATTTTTTCAGGCTCATCATTAGCCGTAGTCTGCAGAATCAGTGCTGGAGTTTTTACTCCTAAAGACATTACTGGCAAGAAGATCGGAGTATGGAACTTGGGTGATCAAACCGTTGTCAAAGAAATGATGGATTTATTAGATATTCCACAGAGTTCTGTACAGATCATCCAACAGGCGCCTAATGGACAAGATTTGATTGATGGGAAAGTTGCCTGCGCAACGGCAATGACCTATAACGAATATTGGCAAATATTAGCCAGTGGCGTCCCCTCCTCGGATTTGATCGTCATTAACCCCGAATTATTTGGCATTCCTCACATTGAGGATGGTCTCTATGTCATGACCGATCGTCTGACTTCGCCTGCGTTCCGAGAGCAATTGGTTAAATTCACACGCGCGTTGCGAACTGGCTGGAAGGAAGCTCGCATTGCCCCTACTCTAGCCGTGGAAACTGTTCAGAGAATTTCGCCGAAATTGAATAAAGAGCATCAGCAACATATGCTTGAATCAGTCTTGGGCGTGATTCCTGCAAATACTGATCAATTCGGCTTATTTGATCTTGGACGATACAAAGCTGAAGTTAACCGCTTGCTGTCGCCTGAAAAAATCACCCCATCACCAGAACGAATCTGGACATACGACATTTGGAACGAGCTTAAAAAGCTAGATAAAAATACCACCCCCCTCACCCAAGCCACAAAATTTTATGTATCAAGTACCACCGGTATGCTGGCATTTAAGATCTTGGTTTACTTTGGCGTATTCACATATGCACTATCAGGCGTATTAGAAGCTATTGATCGTGGGTACGATTTATGGGGTCGACTGATTCTTGCTTTTTTATCTGGAGTTGGCGGGGGAACGCTCAGAGATCTTTTAATCGGTGGAGATAGACTGCCTTTTTACTATGTAAAGGATTTAACCTATCCCCTTGGAATTCTCGTCGTTGTTTTAATAACCTCTTCAATTGTCGCCGTATATCAAGAAGCCCATCACAGCGCTATCTTCAAGAAGACGAAGAAGTATGCAGATATCCTAGGATTTACCGCCTTGGCTATTACAGGCGCCGCTATTTCGATTTCTTCTAACCTACAATGGTTTTGGGCGCCAATCTGTGCAGCATTAACTTGTGCTGGCGGAGGCATGCTCAGAGATATCGTTGTGAACCAAGAACCAAGCACCTTTAAAGGCGTGATTTATGAAGAAGTAGCGCTTGTAGGAGCGTTTTGTTTAGTGATCGGACTCATGATTGCTAATCATTTTGAATACACACCTATACCCGTCTATCTCAGCCTGATATTTAGCATCATTCTTATCATCTGCCTGCGACTGGCAATCTATAAATACCATTGGCGTTACCCTAAATTCCTCGGTGGCACGAATTCAGATCATCACTAA
- a CDS encoding rhodanese-like domain-containing protein, protein MLIFRQLFDSQSSTYTYLLGDSISREAILIDPVFEQVSRDVALIKELDLHLRWVIDTHVHADHVTGASLLRQILQCKIAVSKRSGALGGDVLFDDGDTLKFGDRYLKILSTPGHTNGCSTFVLDDLSMAFTGDCLLIRGCGRTDFQQGSSAKMFESVHEKIFTLPEDCLLYPGHDYKGATVTTVHEEKEFNPRLGKDVNVNDFAVYMNNLGLAHPNKIDIAVPANLKCGEIPGGLQEFKNHEWAPLTLTYAGFYEVQPRWLEEHLADVQIVDVRESDEYVGVLGHIQGSILVPLGELIEKTKDLDSSTPIITVCRSGARSAQAAMKLDKAGFKKVANLAGGMLRWNAENLPIESAQANG, encoded by the coding sequence ATGTTAATTTTTCGTCAGTTATTTGACTCTCAATCTTCAACTTATACCTATTTGCTGGGCGACTCAATCAGCCGAGAGGCAATATTAATTGATCCAGTTTTTGAACAAGTTTCAAGAGATGTTGCTTTAATAAAAGAGCTCGATCTTCATTTACGCTGGGTAATAGATACACATGTACACGCTGATCATGTGACTGGCGCATCATTATTGCGCCAAATCCTTCAGTGCAAAATCGCAGTCTCAAAACGATCTGGCGCACTAGGCGGGGATGTTCTATTTGATGATGGTGACACCCTGAAATTTGGCGATCGCTATTTAAAGATCCTCTCCACACCAGGTCATACAAATGGATGTTCTACTTTTGTCCTAGACGATTTATCTATGGCGTTTACAGGAGATTGTTTGTTAATTCGAGGGTGTGGGCGTACCGATTTTCAGCAAGGCAGTTCTGCAAAAATGTTCGAATCTGTTCACGAAAAAATATTTACTCTTCCTGAAGATTGTTTGCTATATCCGGGTCATGACTACAAGGGTGCAACTGTAACAACAGTGCATGAAGAGAAAGAATTTAATCCTCGGCTTGGTAAAGATGTGAACGTGAATGACTTCGCTGTCTATATGAATAACCTCGGTTTAGCGCATCCCAACAAAATTGATATAGCGGTTCCAGCAAATTTAAAGTGCGGTGAGATTCCTGGCGGGTTACAAGAATTTAAAAATCATGAATGGGCACCGCTAACGCTTACTTATGCAGGTTTTTATGAGGTGCAGCCGCGTTGGTTGGAGGAGCATCTAGCAGATGTTCAAATCGTAGATGTGCGTGAGTCTGATGAGTATGTTGGGGTGTTAGGACATATTCAAGGGTCTATCTTGGTGCCACTTGGAGAGCTCATTGAAAAAACCAAAGATCTAGACAGTTCAACCCCAATTATTACCGTATGTCGATCGGGTGCACGTTCTGCACAAGCTGCGATGAAACTAGATAAAGCTGGCTTTAAGAAGGTGGCCAATTTAGCTGGTGGTATGTTGCGCTGGAATGCGGAAAATTTGCCAATTGAATCTGCTCAAGCTAATGGATAA
- a CDS encoding NAD(P)/FAD-dependent oxidoreductase yields MERVDCVVVGAGVIGLAVAREMALQGRDTILLERENAFGTVSSARNSEVIHAGIYYPKDSLKAKLCVEGNRLLYEYCRSHQVATQAYGKLIVAADETQIQDLNAILFKAQNNGVPAIKLLSGDEATKLEPQLKCVAAILSATTGVVDSHGFMLSLLGGFEDAGGMVAYQSPLISAKPIGANAQQGFELEIGGADAMRIETKLLINCAGMSAPAVANQIEGLSKKMIPRAYFAKGNYFSLAGKSPFSHLIYPIPEPGGLGVHLTLDMGGQAKFGPDVEWLDIEREGQIDYTVNPKRGEGFYEAVRRYWPGLKDGALQPDYSGVRAKIVPSTAPAGDFCFSGPETHGLHGLYNLYGFESPGLTSSLAIAVHLERQIKSSL; encoded by the coding sequence ATGGAGCGGGTTGATTGTGTGGTCGTTGGTGCTGGCGTCATTGGCCTAGCGGTTGCCAGAGAAATGGCGCTCCAGGGGCGAGACACTATATTGTTAGAACGTGAAAACGCGTTTGGCACAGTTAGTAGTGCGCGCAATAGCGAAGTCATACACGCTGGTATTTATTACCCCAAGGATTCTCTTAAAGCCAAGCTATGCGTTGAGGGCAATCGTCTCCTCTATGAATATTGTCGAAGCCATCAAGTTGCAACTCAGGCATATGGAAAGTTGATCGTTGCAGCTGATGAAACTCAAATTCAAGATCTAAATGCCATCCTGTTTAAGGCGCAAAATAATGGCGTTCCTGCAATCAAGTTACTGTCAGGTGATGAGGCTACGAAACTGGAACCACAGTTGAAATGTGTAGCCGCTATTTTGTCAGCTACCACAGGAGTGGTGGATAGCCACGGTTTCATGCTCTCTCTTCTTGGGGGTTTTGAAGACGCTGGAGGTATGGTGGCATACCAATCACCTTTGATTAGCGCAAAGCCAATTGGTGCAAATGCTCAACAGGGTTTCGAGTTAGAGATTGGTGGTGCTGACGCCATGAGAATCGAAACAAAGTTACTCATTAATTGCGCTGGAATGAGTGCGCCAGCTGTGGCCAATCAGATCGAGGGACTTTCTAAAAAAATGATTCCCAGGGCTTACTTTGCTAAAGGTAATTACTTTTCTCTGGCAGGCAAATCACCTTTTTCACACCTTATTTACCCAATCCCAGAGCCTGGAGGTTTGGGTGTGCACTTGACCCTAGATATGGGGGGTCAAGCTAAGTTTGGCCCTGATGTGGAGTGGTTGGATATCGAACGGGAAGGGCAGATTGATTACACCGTCAATCCCAAGCGAGGGGAAGGCTTTTATGAAGCTGTTAGACGCTATTGGCCAGGATTGAAGGATGGAGCGCTTCAGCCAGATTACTCTGGCGTGAGGGCTAAGATTGTTCCATCTACAGCTCCAGCAGGAGACTTTTGTTTTAGTGGACCTGAAACCCATGGATTGCATGGCCTCTACAATCTTTATGGTTTTGAATCCCCTGGATTGACCTCTAGCCTTGCTATTGCCGTGCATTTAGAGAGGCAAATCAAAAGTTCTTTATAA